One region of Oryza sativa Japonica Group chromosome 10, ASM3414082v1 genomic DNA includes:
- the LOC4348315 gene encoding beta-glucosidase 34 precursor, with protein sequence MGNGGRCMVEVVILLVLMAMSQGCDAQNTTGGLTRKSFPNGFVFGTASSAYQYEGAVKEDGRGPTIWDKFAHTFGKIIDFSNADVAVDQYHRFEEDIQLMADMGMDAYRFSISWSRIFPNGTGEVNQAGIDHYNKLINALLAKGIEPYVTLYHWDLPQALEDKYTGWLDRQIINDYAVYAETCFQAFGDRVKHWITFNEPHTVAVQAYDSGMHAPGRCSVLLHLYCKKGNSGTEPYIVAHNMILSHATVSDIYRKKYKASQNGELGISFDVIWYEPMSNSTADIEAAKRAQEFQLGWFADPFFFGDYPATMRSRVGSRLPKFTEKEAALVNGSLDFMGINHYTTFYTKDDQSTVIEKLLNNTLADTATISVPFRNGQPIGDRANSIWLYIVPRSMRILMNYVKDRYNKPTVYITENGMDDGNSPFISLKNALKDDKRTKYHNDYLTNLADSIREDGCDVRGYFAWSLLDNWEWAAGYTSRFGLYYVDYKNRKRYPKNSVQWFKNLLASSS encoded by the exons ATGGGGAATGGAGGGCGATGCATGGTGGAGGTGGTGATACTTCTTGTGTTGATGGCTATGTCGCAAGGATGCGATGCGCAGAATACTACCGGAGGACTGACGAGAAAGAGCTTCCCTAATGGCTTCGTCTTTGGAACCGCTTCATCGGCTTAtcag TATGAAGGTGCTGTCAAGGAGGACGGAAGGGGGCCAACCATTTGGGACAAATTCGCACATACATTTG GAAAGATCATTGACTTCAGCAATGCTGATGTTGCAGTGGATCAGTACCACCGTTTCGAG GAAGATATTCAGCTTATGGCAGACATGGGGATGGATGCATATAGATTCTCAATTTCATGGTCTAGGATTTTCCCAA ATGGCACTGGTGAGGTCAACCAGGCAGGCATTGATCACTACAACAAGCTAATCAACGCATTACTAGCTAAAG GAATTGAACCATATGTAACGCTCTATCACTGGGACCTTCCACAAGCTTTGGAGGACAAGTACACTGGGTGGCTTGACAGGCAGATCAT CAATGATTATGCGGTATATGCTGAGACGTGCTTCCAGGCATTTGGGGACAGGGTGAAGCACTGGATCACCTTCAACGAGCCCCACACCGTCGCGGTGCAGGCCTATGACAGCGGGATGCATGCACCGGGCCGCTGCTCGGTGCTCCTGCACCTCTACTGCAAGAAAGGGAATTCAGGCACCGAGCCCTACATAGTTGCTCATAACATGATCCTCTCACATGCCACGGTTTCAGACATATACAGGAAGAAATACAAG GCAAGTCAGAATGGGGAGCTGGGGATATCTTTTGATGTTATATGGTACGAACCAATGTCAAATTCCACAGCTGACATTGAAGCCGCCAAGAGAGCACAGGAATTCCAGCTAGGATG GTTTGCGGATCCCTTCTTCTTCGGAGATTATCCGGCAACGATGAGATCGAGAGTGGGAAGCAGGCTACCGAAGTTCACGGAGAAAGAGGCTGCACTTGTGAACGGATCACTGGACTTCATGGGGATCAATCACTATACCACATTCTACACAAAGGATGACCAATCTACTGTAATAGAAAAATTGCTGAACAACACCTTGGCAGATACTGCAACCATCAGTGTCC CCTTCAGAAATGGACAGCCAATTGGGGATAGG GCCAACTCGATATGGTTGTACATCGTGCCTCGTAGCATGAGGATCTTGATGAACTATGTCAAGGACAGATACAACAAACCAACTGTCTACATAACAGAGAATG GAATGGATGATGGCAACAGCCCCTTCATCTCTCTGAAGAATGCCCTCAAGGACGACAAGAGGACCAAATACCACAATGACTATCTTACAAACTTAGCAGACTCCATAAG GGAGGATGGTTGTGATGTTCGCGGGTATTTTGCATGGTCTCTTCTTGACAACTGGGAGTGGGCCGCTGGATACACCTCGAGATTCGGATTATACTACGTAGACTACAAGAACCGGAAGAGATACCCAAAGAATTCAGTGCAGTGGTTCAAGAATCTCTTGGCATCCTCCTCTTGA
- the LOC4348316 gene encoding profilin-A-like, with protein sequence MSWQTYVDEHLMCEIEGHHLTSAAIVGHDGTVWAQSAAFPQFKPEEMTNIMKDFDEPGFLAPTGLFLGPTKYMVIQGEPGAVIRGKKGSGGITVKKTGQALVVGIYDEPMTPGQCNMVVERLGDYLVEQGL encoded by the exons atgtCGTGGCAGACGTACGTCGACGAGCACCTGATGTGCGAGATCGAGGGCCACCACctcacctccgccgccatcgtcggccACGACGGCACCGTCTGGGCACAGAGCGCCGCCTTCCCGCAG TTCAAACCGGAGGAGATGACCAACATCATGAAGGACTTCGACGAGCCGGGGTTCCTCGCCCCGACCGGACTGTTTCTTGGACCAACCAAGTACATGGTCATCCAAGGTGAACCTGGCGCTGTCATTCGTGGCAAGAAG GGATCAGGAGGCATCACGGTGAAGAAGACCGGGCAGGCGCTGGTGGTCGGCATCTACGACGAGCCGATGACCCCAGGGCAGTGCAACATGGTGGTCGAGAGGCTCGGCGACTACCTCGTAGAGCAGGGCCTGTAG